A single window of Hippocampus zosterae strain Florida chromosome 15, ASM2543408v3, whole genome shotgun sequence DNA harbors:
- the LOC127615981 gene encoding kinesin-1 heavy chain isoform X2: MADPAECTIKVMCRFRPLNSSEVTRGDRYIPKFQGEDTVIISSKPYMFDRVFQSSTSQEQVYNACAQKIVKDVLEGYNGTIFAYGQTSSGKTHTMEGNLHDTDAMGIIPRIVQDIFNYIYSMDENLEFHIKVSYFEIYLDKIRDLLDVSKTNLSVHEDKNRVPYVKGCTERFVCSPDEVMDTIDEGKSNRHVAVTNMNEHSSRSHSIFLINVKQENTQTEQKLSGKLYLVDLAGSEKVSKTGAEGAVLDEAKNINKSLSSLGNVISALAEGTAYIPYRDSKMTRILQDSLGGNCRTTIVICCSPSSYNEAETKSTLMFGQRAKTIKNTVTVNVELTAEQWKQKYEREKEKNKTLRNTVTWLENELNRWRNGESVPVEEQFDKEKANAEVLALDNILNDKSASTPNVPGVRLTDVEKDKCEAELSKLYKQLDDKDEEINQQSQLAEKLKQQMLDQEELLVSSRRDHENLQAELNRLQAENEASKEEVKEVLQALEELAVNYDQKSQEVEDKTKEFEVISEELSQKSSILSSLDSELQKLKEMSNHQKKRVTEMMSSLLKDLAEIGIAVGSNDIKHESGSGLIDEEFTVARLYISKMKSEVKSMVKRCKQLEGTQSESNKKIDENEKELAACQLRISQHEAKIKSLTEYLQNVEHKKRQLEENVDSLNEELVKISAQEKVHAMEKENEIQTANEVKEAVEKQIHSHREAHQKQISSLRDELDNKEKLITELQDLNQKIMLEQERLRVEHEKLKSTDQDKSRKLHELTVMQDRREQARQDLKGLEETVAKELQTLHNLRKLFVQDLATRVKKSAEMDSDDTGGSAAQKQKISFLENNLEQLTKVHKQLVRDNADLRCELPKLEKRLRATAERVKALESALKEAKENAARDRKRYQQEVDRIKEAVRAKNMARRGHSAQIAKPIRPGQQPVASPTHPNINRSGGGFYQNSQTVSIRGGSSASTKTDKN, translated from the exons ATGGCCGACCCGGCGGAGTGCACCATCAAAGTGATGTGCCGTTTTAGGCCTCTCAATAGCTCCGAGGTTACTCGAGGAGACCGATACATTCCCAAGTTCCAAGGGGAAGACACCGTTATTATCTCG AGCAAACCGTACATGTTCGACCGAGTCTTTCAGTCCAGCACGAGTCAAGAGCAAGTGTACAATGCCTGCGCCCAAAAGATTGTGAAAG ATGTTCTTGAGGGATACAATGGGACGATTTTTGCATACGGCCAAACGTCCTCTGGGAAAACCCACACCATGGAG GGGAATCTCCACGACACAGACGCTATGGGCATCATCCCCAGGATAGTGCAagacatcttcaactacatctACTCCATGGACGAGAACCTGGAGTTTCATATCAAA gtttcctattttgaaatatatttagATAAGATCCGGGACCTGTTGGATG tgtcaAAGACCAATCTGTCAGTGCACGAAGACAAAAATAGAGTACCTTATGTGAAG GGTTGCACCGAGCGCTTTGTATGCAGTCCGGACGAGGTCATGGACACCATCGATGAAGGCAAATCCAACAGACACGTAGCAGTCACAA ACATGAATGAGCACAGCTCCAGGAGTCACAGCATCTTCCTGATCAACGTCAAGCAAGAGAACACCCAAACGGAGCAGAAGCTGAGTGGGAAACTCTACCTGGTTGATCTGGCTGGTAGTGAAAAG GTCAGCAAAACAGGAGCGGAGGGAGCTGTGCTGGACGAAGCCAAGAATATCAACAAGTCTCTCTCATCCCTGGGGAACGTCATCTCAGCTCTGGCTGAGGGAACG GCATACATCCCTTACCGAGACAGCAAGATGACACGTATCCTTCAGGATTCACTGGGCGGCAATTGTCGCACCACCATCGTCATCTGCTGCTCACCCTCTTCCTACAACGAGGCTGAAACCAAATCAACCCTCATGTTCGGACAAAG AGCAAAGACCATCAAGAACACCGTGACTGTGAACGTTGAGCtgacagcagaacaatggaagCAGAAATACGAGCGTGAGAAGGAAAAGAACAAGACCCTGAGGAACACCGTCACTTGGCTGGAGAATGAGCTCAATCGCTGGAGAAATG GCGAGAGCGTTCCGGTAGAGGAGCAGTTCGACAAGGAGAAGGCCAATGCTGAGGTTTTGGCCCTTGACAACATCCTCAACGACAAGTCGGCGTCCACGCCCAACGTGCCAGGCGTGCGCCTCACCGACGTGGAGAAGGACAAGTGCGAGGCGGAGCTGTCCAAGCTCTATAAGCAACTGGACGACAAG GATGAAGAGATCAACCAGCAGAGCCAGCTGGCTGAGAAGCTGAAGCAGCAGATGCTGGACCAGGAGGAG CTGCTGGTATCCTCACGCCGCGACCATGAGAACCTCCAGGCTGAGCTCAACCGCCTGCAGGCTGAAAACGAGGCCTCTAAGGAGGAGGTGAAGGAGGTGTTGCAGGCTCTGGAAGAGCTGGCTGTCAACTACGACCAGAAGAGTCAGGAGGTGGAGGACAAGACCAAGGAGTTTGAAGTTATCAGTGAGGAGCTCAGCCAGAAATCg TCCATCCTGTCATCGTTGGACTCCGAGCTGCAGAAGCTTAAGGAGATGTCGAACCACCAAAAGAAGAGGGTGACGGAGATGATGTCATCACTTCTCAAAGACTTGGCTGAGATCGGCATCGCCGTGGGCAGCAATGACATCAAG CATGAGAGCGGCAGCGGTCTGATCGACGAGGAGTTCACTGTGGCCCGTCTTTACATCAGCAAGATGAAGTCGGAGGTGAAGAGCATGGTGAAGCGCTGCAAGCAGCTGGAGGGCACCCAGTCGGAGAGCAACAAGAAGATTGACGAGAATGAGAAAGAGTTGGCCGCCTGCCAGCTGCGAATCTCGCAG CATGAGGCAAAGATCAAGTCCCTGACGGAGTACCTGCAGAATGTGGAGCACAAGAAGAGGCAGCTGGAGGAGAATGTGGACTCGCTCAACGAGGAGCTGGTCAAGATCAGCGCTCAGG AGAAAGTCCATGCCATGGAGAAGGAGAATGAGATACAGACAGCCAATGAAGTCAAG GAAGCCGTGGAGAAACAGATCCACTCTCACCGCGAGGCTCACCAGAAACAGATCAGCAGTCTGAGGGACGAGCTGGACAACAAGGAGAAGCTCATTACAGAGCTGCAGGA CCTGAACCAGAAGATCATGCTGGAGCAGGAGAGGCTACGAGTGGAGCACGAGAAGCTCAAGTCTACCGACCAGGACAAAAGCCGCAAGCTGCACGAGCTCAC GGTAATGCAGGACAGACGGGAGCAGGCCAGGCAGGACCTGAAGGGTCTGGAGGAGACAGTG GCAAAGGAGCTGCAGACTCTGCACAACCTGAGGAAGCTCTTTGTCCAGGACTTGGCCACACGTGTAAAGAAG agtGCCGAGATGGACTCAGACGACACTGGGGGCAGCGCGGCTCAGAAGCAAAAAATATCCTTTCTTGAGAACAATCTTGAGCAGCTCACCAAGGTTCACAAACAG CTTGTGCGTGACAATGCAGATCTTCGATGTGAGCTTCCGAAACTGGAGAAGCGCCTTCGTGCTACGGCTGAGCGGGTCAAAGCGCTGGAGTCTGCACTGAAGGAGGCAAAGGAAAACGCCGCCCGCGACCGCAAGCGCTACCAGCAGGAGGTCGACCGCATCAAGGAGGCTGTCAGGGCCAAGAACATGGCCAGGCGGGGACACTCCGCCCAGATTG CTAAGCCCATCCGACCTGGGCAACAGCCGGTGGcgtcccccacccaccccaacaTCAACCGCAGTGGGGGAGGTTTCTACCAGAACAGCCAGACAGTGTCCATCAGGGGCGGCAGCTCTGCCTCTACCAAGACGGACAAGAA CTGA
- the LOC127615981 gene encoding kinesin-1 heavy chain isoform X1, whose product MADPAECTIKVMCRFRPLNSSEVTRGDRYIPKFQGEDTVIISSKPYMFDRVFQSSTSQEQVYNACAQKIVKDVLEGYNGTIFAYGQTSSGKTHTMEGNLHDTDAMGIIPRIVQDIFNYIYSMDENLEFHIKVSYFEIYLDKIRDLLDVSKTNLSVHEDKNRVPYVKGCTERFVCSPDEVMDTIDEGKSNRHVAVTNMNEHSSRSHSIFLINVKQENTQTEQKLSGKLYLVDLAGSEKVSKTGAEGAVLDEAKNINKSLSSLGNVISALAEGTAYIPYRDSKMTRILQDSLGGNCRTTIVICCSPSSYNEAETKSTLMFGQRAKTIKNTVTVNVELTAEQWKQKYEREKEKNKTLRNTVTWLENELNRWRNGESVPVEEQFDKEKANAEVLALDNILNDKSASTPNVPGVRLTDVEKDKCEAELSKLYKQLDDKDEEINQQSQLAEKLKQQMLDQEELLVSSRRDHENLQAELNRLQAENEASKEEVKEVLQALEELAVNYDQKSQEVEDKTKEFEVISEELSQKSSILSSLDSELQKLKEMSNHQKKRVTEMMSSLLKDLAEIGIAVGSNDIKQHESGSGLIDEEFTVARLYISKMKSEVKSMVKRCKQLEGTQSESNKKIDENEKELAACQLRISQHEAKIKSLTEYLQNVEHKKRQLEENVDSLNEELVKISAQEKVHAMEKENEIQTANEVKEAVEKQIHSHREAHQKQISSLRDELDNKEKLITELQDLNQKIMLEQERLRVEHEKLKSTDQDKSRKLHELTVMQDRREQARQDLKGLEETVAKELQTLHNLRKLFVQDLATRVKKSAEMDSDDTGGSAAQKQKISFLENNLEQLTKVHKQLVRDNADLRCELPKLEKRLRATAERVKALESALKEAKENAARDRKRYQQEVDRIKEAVRAKNMARRGHSAQIAKPIRPGQQPVASPTHPNINRSGGGFYQNSQTVSIRGGSSASTKTDKN is encoded by the exons ATGGCCGACCCGGCGGAGTGCACCATCAAAGTGATGTGCCGTTTTAGGCCTCTCAATAGCTCCGAGGTTACTCGAGGAGACCGATACATTCCCAAGTTCCAAGGGGAAGACACCGTTATTATCTCG AGCAAACCGTACATGTTCGACCGAGTCTTTCAGTCCAGCACGAGTCAAGAGCAAGTGTACAATGCCTGCGCCCAAAAGATTGTGAAAG ATGTTCTTGAGGGATACAATGGGACGATTTTTGCATACGGCCAAACGTCCTCTGGGAAAACCCACACCATGGAG GGGAATCTCCACGACACAGACGCTATGGGCATCATCCCCAGGATAGTGCAagacatcttcaactacatctACTCCATGGACGAGAACCTGGAGTTTCATATCAAA gtttcctattttgaaatatatttagATAAGATCCGGGACCTGTTGGATG tgtcaAAGACCAATCTGTCAGTGCACGAAGACAAAAATAGAGTACCTTATGTGAAG GGTTGCACCGAGCGCTTTGTATGCAGTCCGGACGAGGTCATGGACACCATCGATGAAGGCAAATCCAACAGACACGTAGCAGTCACAA ACATGAATGAGCACAGCTCCAGGAGTCACAGCATCTTCCTGATCAACGTCAAGCAAGAGAACACCCAAACGGAGCAGAAGCTGAGTGGGAAACTCTACCTGGTTGATCTGGCTGGTAGTGAAAAG GTCAGCAAAACAGGAGCGGAGGGAGCTGTGCTGGACGAAGCCAAGAATATCAACAAGTCTCTCTCATCCCTGGGGAACGTCATCTCAGCTCTGGCTGAGGGAACG GCATACATCCCTTACCGAGACAGCAAGATGACACGTATCCTTCAGGATTCACTGGGCGGCAATTGTCGCACCACCATCGTCATCTGCTGCTCACCCTCTTCCTACAACGAGGCTGAAACCAAATCAACCCTCATGTTCGGACAAAG AGCAAAGACCATCAAGAACACCGTGACTGTGAACGTTGAGCtgacagcagaacaatggaagCAGAAATACGAGCGTGAGAAGGAAAAGAACAAGACCCTGAGGAACACCGTCACTTGGCTGGAGAATGAGCTCAATCGCTGGAGAAATG GCGAGAGCGTTCCGGTAGAGGAGCAGTTCGACAAGGAGAAGGCCAATGCTGAGGTTTTGGCCCTTGACAACATCCTCAACGACAAGTCGGCGTCCACGCCCAACGTGCCAGGCGTGCGCCTCACCGACGTGGAGAAGGACAAGTGCGAGGCGGAGCTGTCCAAGCTCTATAAGCAACTGGACGACAAG GATGAAGAGATCAACCAGCAGAGCCAGCTGGCTGAGAAGCTGAAGCAGCAGATGCTGGACCAGGAGGAG CTGCTGGTATCCTCACGCCGCGACCATGAGAACCTCCAGGCTGAGCTCAACCGCCTGCAGGCTGAAAACGAGGCCTCTAAGGAGGAGGTGAAGGAGGTGTTGCAGGCTCTGGAAGAGCTGGCTGTCAACTACGACCAGAAGAGTCAGGAGGTGGAGGACAAGACCAAGGAGTTTGAAGTTATCAGTGAGGAGCTCAGCCAGAAATCg TCCATCCTGTCATCGTTGGACTCCGAGCTGCAGAAGCTTAAGGAGATGTCGAACCACCAAAAGAAGAGGGTGACGGAGATGATGTCATCACTTCTCAAAGACTTGGCTGAGATCGGCATCGCCGTGGGCAGCAATGACATCAAG CAGCATGAGAGCGGCAGCGGTCTGATCGACGAGGAGTTCACTGTGGCCCGTCTTTACATCAGCAAGATGAAGTCGGAGGTGAAGAGCATGGTGAAGCGCTGCAAGCAGCTGGAGGGCACCCAGTCGGAGAGCAACAAGAAGATTGACGAGAATGAGAAAGAGTTGGCCGCCTGCCAGCTGCGAATCTCGCAG CATGAGGCAAAGATCAAGTCCCTGACGGAGTACCTGCAGAATGTGGAGCACAAGAAGAGGCAGCTGGAGGAGAATGTGGACTCGCTCAACGAGGAGCTGGTCAAGATCAGCGCTCAGG AGAAAGTCCATGCCATGGAGAAGGAGAATGAGATACAGACAGCCAATGAAGTCAAG GAAGCCGTGGAGAAACAGATCCACTCTCACCGCGAGGCTCACCAGAAACAGATCAGCAGTCTGAGGGACGAGCTGGACAACAAGGAGAAGCTCATTACAGAGCTGCAGGA CCTGAACCAGAAGATCATGCTGGAGCAGGAGAGGCTACGAGTGGAGCACGAGAAGCTCAAGTCTACCGACCAGGACAAAAGCCGCAAGCTGCACGAGCTCAC GGTAATGCAGGACAGACGGGAGCAGGCCAGGCAGGACCTGAAGGGTCTGGAGGAGACAGTG GCAAAGGAGCTGCAGACTCTGCACAACCTGAGGAAGCTCTTTGTCCAGGACTTGGCCACACGTGTAAAGAAG agtGCCGAGATGGACTCAGACGACACTGGGGGCAGCGCGGCTCAGAAGCAAAAAATATCCTTTCTTGAGAACAATCTTGAGCAGCTCACCAAGGTTCACAAACAG CTTGTGCGTGACAATGCAGATCTTCGATGTGAGCTTCCGAAACTGGAGAAGCGCCTTCGTGCTACGGCTGAGCGGGTCAAAGCGCTGGAGTCTGCACTGAAGGAGGCAAAGGAAAACGCCGCCCGCGACCGCAAGCGCTACCAGCAGGAGGTCGACCGCATCAAGGAGGCTGTCAGGGCCAAGAACATGGCCAGGCGGGGACACTCCGCCCAGATTG CTAAGCCCATCCGACCTGGGCAACAGCCGGTGGcgtcccccacccaccccaacaTCAACCGCAGTGGGGGAGGTTTCTACCAGAACAGCCAGACAGTGTCCATCAGGGGCGGCAGCTCTGCCTCTACCAAGACGGACAAGAA CTGA
- the pold3 gene encoding DNA polymerase delta subunit 3, giving the protein MQLFNKMDELYLDNIDEYVNDHDKIVTYKWLSLTLGVHVNTAKQMLYHYLDHKRKESSAQLHATYFVSGKCVDNGHTSHKASVVREEQLEEFKSKMSLIVSVHVYSVQKALLRDSGPLYAVDYDAVKDNLLSCSKYSAIRCSSAIPMSSVERNAQQAPPPPVLEPQQSKKPSANGDTTSKARPAKSIMGMFASKAAVTKSQDGDKEVKSEPQEAAAEVDVPKGKASAKSNHMLNFFGNQSIKKQEKPVKEEEEVAVESSLAEPRQLEKVQVEKVTTEPPKYNKKNSRSKTKRLQSSDSEEDKMEKKKRRRIKKPVPNSSEDEDVIPDSPPPAAVRETSPAPTMEPASHPGLSETTKIRRRRRVLKSRTFVDDEGCIVTEKGYESESYSEDESAAKQAPPKNQAKPKTSVSNEKKSQKKTTENKATKQASIMGFFQKK; this is encoded by the exons ATGCAATTATTTAACAAAATGGACGAGCTTTATCTGGATAACATCGACGAGTACGTCAACGACCACGACAAGATC GTTACATATAAATGGCTGAGTCTCACTCTTGGAGTTCATGTCAACACAGCTAAACA AATGCTCTATCACTACCTGGACCACAAGAGGAAGGAGAGTTCAGCTCAGCTCCATGCAACTTACTTCGTTTCGGGAAAGTGTGTGGACAATGGTCACACG AGTCATAAGGCGTCAGTGGTGCGTGAGGAACAGCTGGAAG AATTCAAGTCCAAGATGAGTTTGATCGTAAGCGTGCACGTTTACAGCGTCCAGAAAGCTCTGCTGCGGGACAGTGGACCACTCTATGCTGTCGACTACGACGCCGTCAAAGACAACCTCCTCAGCTGCAGCAA GTATAGCGCCATACGGTGCTCCAGTGCCATTCCCATGTCCTCGGTGGAACGCAACGCTCAGcaagctccgcctcctcctgtTCTAGAGCCTCAACAGAGCAAGAAGCCTTCCGCTAATGGAGACACCACTTCCAAAGCCAGGCCGGCCAAAAGCATAATGGGAATGTTCGCTAGTAAAGCTGCGGTCACTAAGAGCCAAGATGGTGACAAAGAGGTGAAGTCAGAGCCTCAGGAAGCAGCAGCTGAG gtggATGTCCCCAAAGGAAAAGCATCGGCAAAGTCCAATCACATGTTGAACTTCTTTGGCAATCAAAGCATAA AGAAACAAGAGAAACctgtgaaggaggaggaagaagtagCAGTGGAGTCCTCATTGGCGGAACCACGACAGCTGGAAAAAGTGCAAGTAGAAAAGGTCACAACGGAACCGCCAAAGTACAACAAGAAAAATTCAAGAAG CAAAACCAAACGTCTTCAGAGTTCTGACAGTGAGGAGGACAAAATGGAGAAGAAGAAACGGCGAAGGATCAAGAAGCCTGTGCCAAACAGCAGCGAAGACGaagatg TCATTCCAGATTCACCGCCACCAGCGGCTGTGAGAGAAACCTCACCAGCTCCCACCATGGAACCTGCTTCACAT CCGGGACTTTCTGAGACGACTAAAATACGCAGGCGCAGACGTGTCCTGAAATCTCGAACCTTTGTGGATGATGAAGGTTGCATTG TGACGGAGAAAGGCTATGAGAGCGAGTCGTACTCGGAAGACGAAAGCGCCGCCAAGCAGGCGCCGCCAAAAAATCAGGCCAAACCCAAAACGTCAGTAAGCAACGAGAAGAAGAGTCAGAAGAAAACAACAGAGAACAAAGCGACGAAACAAGCTTCCATTATGGGATTTTTCCAGAAGAAGTGA